The nucleotide sequence TGGCTCAGAATCGCGTCGTGTTGCACGCTGGCGGTCGCACCGGGAACGGCGACGATCGCAATTTCGTCAATGGCCGCAAATTTTTCGAGTTCTTCAGCAGGGGTGGTCAGATCGGCAGCAGCAGCCACCCGCAAAATCCAGCAGCGGTTCCCGCCATTATTGAAAAAGCCATAGACGGCGTGAGCCAGCGTTGCATTACTCGTTTGGAAGTCCCCGAAGGCGTTTTTAAACCCTTCCCAACTGGTAATCAGTTGCGGTTCTCCGGCAGGGGCAACCGTGAACCGATCGGCTTCGCTGCCAGGTAAGAATGGCATATTCACATCATCTGGCACCACGCCAATGAATCCTGCGGTGCTGGTGCCTACCCCCGCAATCGGTCGGGCTGAGGGGGGCACTTCTTGAACGTAGACTCCCGGTGAGAGATAAGTTGGCATTTTGCCTCCTCCTTGATATCGACGTTTAAGCTCGACTAAGCCATCTGCACGTTATAGTTGCTGCTCGTTGTTGCCGGGACGGCGATGCTAACCTCCTGCGTGGCAATATCTGTCTGCACCCGTAAGGTGTAAGTACCGCTGCTGAGAGGACCGAGGCGATAGCGTCCATCAGAGCGGGTGGTGGTTGAGAGATTGGGTTCGATCGCCGTTACCGTTGCCCGAGCGACGGGCGTGCCGCCAGCATCCAATACTTGTCCGCCAATATGGAAGGCGGTGGCTTCGGCGGGCTCCAAAAAGCTCAGCTCTCGGGTAATAACCATAGGCAATTCGGGCACCTCTAGCGTTATCGGGTCAACGGCGATCGTTGCGGTTACTGTCAGTGATGGCCGTATTTTGTTGCCGATCGAATTCCAAAATTCAGACGGGTTTTGTAAGGTATCGGCCTGGGCAGTTATTAGCGGTAGGGGAGGCTCTTGCCCTTCCAAGAGGGTGCTCTGCAGGAACTCTGCCGGAATGAACGGATAGCCCGCAAATACTTGCAGAACTTGACTCAAAAGACGGTGCTCTTGGAGCGTCAATTCCTCACCACCGATGGGCCAAGCGGTCACCAGATAGGAGCAATCTATTCGCATGGGAGCCCGTCGCTGGGTAATGAGCCCATTCCGACGGTCGATCGTGGGCTCGTTATTGCGGCGTTCCAGATTCTCGCGGATATCGTGGAGAAATA is from Synechococcus sp. PCC 7336 and encodes:
- a CDS encoding Pvc16 family protein translates to MISDLSQILGRILEESAVSFSAQLPELASALIAFDRPTDPYTPSQTTVNLFLHDIRENLERRNNEPTIDRRNGLITQRRAPMRIDCSYLVTAWPIGGEELTLQEHRLLSQVLQVFAGYPFIPAEFLQSTLLEGQEPPLPLITAQADTLQNPSEFWNSIGNKIRPSLTVTATIAVDPITLEVPELPMVITRELSFLEPAEATAFHIGGQVLDAGGTPVARATVTAIEPNLSTTTRSDGRYRLGPLSSGTYTLRVQTDIATQEVSIAVPATTSSNYNVQMA